In the Oncorhynchus nerka isolate Pitt River linkage group LG2, Oner_Uvic_2.0, whole genome shotgun sequence genome, one interval contains:
- the LOC115126748 gene encoding R3H domain-containing protein 1-like isoform X6, whose protein sequence is MRMSDPVTVKDISRTETMKVCEAGEELEAADWTDTTTLGADSRRNGVKDKPKQAGSLVPEHNATGHQDGSCCDNERETSQQQSPVSAGQSVRGSKSRVKLVRSLAVCEESSPPFLTAHQLTPDPQISQSFDKEELSAKEEKEKVEKPEKISRKMLSRDSSQDYTDSTGIDLHEFLVNTLKNNPRDRMMLLKLEQDILDFISNNESQKRKFPPMTSYHRMLLHRVAAYFGMDHNVDPTGKSVIINKTSNTRIPDQKFSEHIKDDKTDDFQKRYILKRDNASFDREDGMIRMRLKDDRRSKSIEEREEDYQRARDRIFAPDGDHFHLDGRSPDEEACISTQQRRQLFRLGDGRSASSRQSSSENDPKNCDARPWSSTDSDSSNRNLRPTMTKASSFSSISVLIRGDSSASSKSTGRLSKTGSESSNSVGSSTSSISRPQVLHLPLPVPAALTQAAGPVGGPSTVLPTPSSSASSAATAPSSSRAPVHCDRGSRNGPAPASGPAPTQATANATSYYLLPPEATGIPPGSILVNPHTGQPFVNPDGSAVVYNPSMTSQQGGRSQQPLAPPLPPPAPHQPANHVLSQQEGLAAQFSHMSVVRQASSDVTNGGPHPAMYPLGPVVLQAPLQHQQTGYMVAPPGPPVVGPTQAYPGPAHPMSQPVMQQQQGYMPQQMHTCYCAPAQDPHSHCNQHYRPVSPVHYTSPQTQPLPQQPGYHAVMPNQPQGPQHQNLVNNQQHSNLGNHMTAFMVQYPSMPSYQVSMPQGSQNMPPHQQACQQPMMIQSHPSQAPMAMSGMQVYYSVMPPNQHSTMSPSMGFLPPAGAEQMQFPRASSPCGTQQLPGQQCSGVLPGPHSGGMVMMQLTLPPNHQPRAHSPPQWKHNRYYSLDHTRSQRSSEQLNNSQNTPQLGGPSTPPAQPQAPTHQLTSIKNLRSAGLTPIPIMAQFPRPFGPGQAVDGRYPLLGQPLQYNPAIRPPLIHGTHHMIPNHHHGPMGIRHHGGRGSKRRPPPRKSLSSDLSVGDPVNGGVLEVLELPEGISRTEADSLLGELYRGGAMIKWLSETQQHQHQSGETLLKHCGAGGDGNNGDTNTDTTSCSNPPSSNHNDLASTYTILAVFPSRYAAQNALLRHSGPAGPGPLLTTTFKLRTSKRHSDEFHNQERTTSQ, encoded by the exons TCCAGGGTAAAGTTAGTACGGAGCCTGGCTGTCTGTGAAgagtcctctcctccctttctaacTGCACACCAGCTGACACCAGATCCTCAG ATATCCCAGTCCTTTGATAAGGAGGAGCTGTCTGccaaggaagagaaagagaaggtggAGAAACCAGAGAAGATATCCAGGAAAATGCTGTCAAGAG ATTCCAGCCAGGACTACACAGACTCTACTGGAATAGACCTGCATGAGTTCCTGGTCAACACTCTAAAGAACAACCCCAGAGACAGAATGATGCTGTTGAAGTTGGAGCAGGACATTCTGGATTTTATTAGTAATAATGA AAGCCAGAAGAGGAAATTCCCTCCCATGACTTCGTACCATAGAATGCTGCTACATCGAGTGGCTGCCTACTTCGGCATGGATCACAATGTTGACCCCACTGGGAAGTCTGTCATCATCAACAAAACTAGCAATACAAGAAT ACCAGATCAAAAATTCTCAGAACACATAAAAGACGACAAAACGGATGATTTCCAAAAACGCTACATTCTCAAAAGAGACAACGCCAGCTTCGACCGGGAAGACGGCATG ATACGAATGCGCCTGAAAGACGACAGGAGAAGCAAATCTatcgaggagagggaggaagactaTCAGAGAGCCAGGGACAGGATATTTGCACCAGAT GGAGATCATTTCCACCTAGATGGAAG GAGCCCTGATGAAGAGGCTTGTATCAGTACTCAACAGAGGCGGCAACTCTTCAG ACTAGGGGACGGGCGGTCAGCCAGCAGTAGACAGAGCAGCTCTGAGAATGACCCCAAGAACTGTGATGCCCGGCCGTGGAGCAGCACTGATTCAGACAGCTCCAACCGTAACCTGAGGCCGACCATGACCAAGGCCAGCAGCTTCAGCAGCATCTCTGTCCTCATCAGAGGAGACAGCTCAGCCAGCAGCAAGAGCACCGGACGCCTCTCCAAAACAG gtTCTGAGTCTTCTAATAGTGTAGGGTCTTCTACGAGTTCCATCTCTCGCCCCCAAGTACTCCacctgcctctccctgtcccagctgCTCTAACCCAGGCAGCCGGCCCTGTCGGGGGCCCCAGCACGGTGCTACCTACACCCTCCTCCTCTGCGTCCTCCGCTGCCACGGCCCCCAGCAGTAGTAGAGCTCCTGTACACTGTGATCGGGGCAGCAGGAACGGCCCGGCGCCTGCATCCGGCCCAGCGCCAACCCAGGCCACTGCTAATGCTACTAGTTACTATTTGCTTCCCCCGGAAGCCACAGGGATTCCGCCTGGCAGTATACTGGTCAACCCACACACAG GCCAACCCTTTGTGAACCCTGACGGCAGTGCTGTGGTCTACAACCCCTCGATGACCTCACAGCAAGGTGGGAGGAGCCAGCAGCCCTTGGCCCCTCCCCTACCGCCCCCAGCCCCGCACCAGCCAGCCAATCACGTCCTCTCCCAG CAAGAAGGGCTGGCTGCCCAGTTCAGCCACATGAGTGTGGTGCGCCAGGCGTCCAGCGACGTCACTAACGGCGGCCCCCACCCTGCCATGTACCCCTTGGGCCCTGTGGTGCTCCAGGCCCCCCTGCAGCACCAGCAGACTGGCTACATGGTGGCCCCTCCAGGGCCCCCTGTGGTGGGGCCAACCCAGGCCTACCCCGGCCCTGCCCACCCTATGAGCCAGCCGGtcatgcagcagcagcagggctaCATGCCACAGCAG ATGCACACATGTTACTGTGCTCCAGCCCAGGACCCCCACTCCCACTGCAACCAGCACTATCGCCCTGTCAGCCCCGTGCACTACACCAGCCCCCAGACCCAGCCTCTTCCCCAGCagccag GTTACCACGCTGTGATGCCAAATCAGCCCCAAGGCCCTCAGCATCAGAACCTGGTGAACAACCAGCAGCACAGCAATCTGGGAAATCACATGACGGCCTTCATGGTCCAGTACCCTTCAATGCCTTCTTATCAG GTATCAATGCCCCAGGGGTCTCAGAACATGCCTCCACATCAGCAGGCATGTCAACAGCCCATGATGATCCAGAGCCATCCAAGCCAAGCTCCCATGGCCATGTCAGGCATGCAGGTTTACTACAGTGTCATGCCCCCAAATCAACACAGCACCATGAG TCCATCGATGGGTTTCTTACCTCCTGCTGGGGCAGAGCAGATGCAGTTTCCCCGGGCTTCGTCTCCGTGTGGAACCCAGCAGCTACCAGGACAGCAGTGCTCAG GTGTGCTCCCCGGTCCTCACAGTGGTGGTATGGTGATGATGCAGCTGACCCTGCCCCCTAACCACCAGCCCAGAGCCCACTCCCCTCCACAGTGGAAACACAACAGATACTACAGTCTGGATCACACACGCAGCCAGAGGTCCTCAGAACAACTAAACAACTCGCAG AACACTCCCCAGCTGGGCGGCCCCAGCACGCCTCCAGCCCAGCCCCAAGCCCCAACCCACCAACTCACCTCCATAAAGAACCTCCGCTCGGCCGGCCTCACCCCCATCCCCATAATGGCCCAGTTCCCCAGACCCTTCGGACCAGGGCAGGCAGTGGACGGTAGATACCCATTGCTGGGTCAACCCCTCCAGTACAACCCTGCCATCAGGCCTCCGCTGATCCATGGCACACACCACAtgatccccaaccaccaccac GGCCCAATGGGAATCCGGCATCATGGGGGGCGAGGTTCAAAGAGGAGACCACCACCTAGGAAGTCATTATCATCAGATCTTAGTGTAGGTGACCCAG TGAACGGTGGAGTCCTGGAGGTGCTGGAGCTACCAGAGGGCATCAGTCGTACGGAGGCAGACTCTCTCCTGGGGGAACTGTACAGAGGAGGGGCCATGATCAAGTGGTTGTCTGAGACCCAACAGCACCAACACCAGTCTGGTGAAACCCTGCTGAAGCACTGTGGGGCTGGGGGGGACGGTAACAACGGtgacacaaacactgacactactTCCTGTTCCAATCCCCCCAGTAGTAACCATAACGACCTGGCGTCCACCTACACCATCCTGGCTGTGTTTCCCTCCAGGTACGCAGCTCAGAACGCCTTGCTCAGACACAGTGGCCCTGCCGGCCCTGGGCCCCTTCTTACCACCACGTTCAAACTCAGAACTAGCAAGAGACACTCTGATGAGTTTCACAACCAGGAGAGGACCACCTCTCAATAG
- the LOC115126748 gene encoding R3H domain-containing protein 1-like isoform X5: MRMSDPVTVKDISRTETMKVCEAGEELEAADWTDTTTLGADSRRNGVKDKPKQAGSLVPEHNATGHQDGSCCDNERETSQQQSPVSAGQSVRGSKSRVKLVRSLAVCEESSPPFLTAHQLTPDPQISQSFDKEELSAKEEKEKVEKPEKISRKMLSRDSSQDYTDSTGIDLHEFLVNTLKNNPRDRMMLLKLEQDILDFISNNESQKRKFPPMTSYHRMLLHRVAAYFGMDHNVDPTGKSVIINKTSNTRIPDQKFSEHIKDDKTDDFQKRYILKRDNASFDREDGMGDHFHLDGRSPDEEACISTQQRRQLFRLGDGRSASSRQSSSENDPKNCDARPWSSTDSDSSNRNLRPTMTKASSFSSISVLIRGDSSASSKSTGRLSKTGSESSNSVGSSTSSISRPQVLHLPLPVPAALTQAAGPVGGPSTVLPTPSSSASSAATAPSSSRAPVHCDRGSRNGPAPASGPAPTQATANATSYYLLPPEATGIPPGSILVNPHTGQPFVNPDGSAVVYNPSMTSQQGGRSQQPLAPPLPPPAPHQPANHVLSQPVRHLQPSAPQPIQYSTISYPPPQFLPLSSNQQYTLQEGLAAQFSHMSVVRQASSDVTNGGPHPAMYPLGPVVLQAPLQHQQTGYMVAPPGPPVVGPTQAYPGPAHPMSQPVMQQQQGYMPQQMHTCYCAPAQDPHSHCNQHYRPVSPVHYTSPQTQPLPQQPGYHAVMPNQPQGPQHQNLVNNQQHSNLGNHMTAFMVQYPSMPSYQVSMPQGSQNMPPHQQACQQPMMIQSHPSQAPMAMSGMQVYYSVMPPNQHSTMSPSMGFLPPAGAEQMQFPRASSPCGTQQLPGQQCSGVLPGPHSGGMVMMQLTLPPNHQPRAHSPPQWKHNRYYSLDHTRSQRSSEQLNNSQNTPQLGGPSTPPAQPQAPTHQLTSIKNLRSAGLTPIPIMAQFPRPFGPGQAVDGRYPLLGQPLQYNPAIRPPLIHGTHHMIPNHHHGPMGIRHHGGRGSKRRPPPRKSLSSDLSVGDPVNGGVLEVLELPEGISRTEADSLLGELYRGGAMIKWLSETQQHQHQSGETLLKHCGAGGDGNNGDTNTDTTSCSNPPSSNHNDLASTYTILAVFPSRYAAQNALLRHSGPAGPGPLLTTTFKLRTSKRHSDEFHNQERTTSQ; encoded by the exons TCCAGGGTAAAGTTAGTACGGAGCCTGGCTGTCTGTGAAgagtcctctcctccctttctaacTGCACACCAGCTGACACCAGATCCTCAG ATATCCCAGTCCTTTGATAAGGAGGAGCTGTCTGccaaggaagagaaagagaaggtggAGAAACCAGAGAAGATATCCAGGAAAATGCTGTCAAGAG ATTCCAGCCAGGACTACACAGACTCTACTGGAATAGACCTGCATGAGTTCCTGGTCAACACTCTAAAGAACAACCCCAGAGACAGAATGATGCTGTTGAAGTTGGAGCAGGACATTCTGGATTTTATTAGTAATAATGA AAGCCAGAAGAGGAAATTCCCTCCCATGACTTCGTACCATAGAATGCTGCTACATCGAGTGGCTGCCTACTTCGGCATGGATCACAATGTTGACCCCACTGGGAAGTCTGTCATCATCAACAAAACTAGCAATACAAGAAT ACCAGATCAAAAATTCTCAGAACACATAAAAGACGACAAAACGGATGATTTCCAAAAACGCTACATTCTCAAAAGAGACAACGCCAGCTTCGACCGGGAAGACGGCATG GGAGATCATTTCCACCTAGATGGAAG GAGCCCTGATGAAGAGGCTTGTATCAGTACTCAACAGAGGCGGCAACTCTTCAG ACTAGGGGACGGGCGGTCAGCCAGCAGTAGACAGAGCAGCTCTGAGAATGACCCCAAGAACTGTGATGCCCGGCCGTGGAGCAGCACTGATTCAGACAGCTCCAACCGTAACCTGAGGCCGACCATGACCAAGGCCAGCAGCTTCAGCAGCATCTCTGTCCTCATCAGAGGAGACAGCTCAGCCAGCAGCAAGAGCACCGGACGCCTCTCCAAAACAG gtTCTGAGTCTTCTAATAGTGTAGGGTCTTCTACGAGTTCCATCTCTCGCCCCCAAGTACTCCacctgcctctccctgtcccagctgCTCTAACCCAGGCAGCCGGCCCTGTCGGGGGCCCCAGCACGGTGCTACCTACACCCTCCTCCTCTGCGTCCTCCGCTGCCACGGCCCCCAGCAGTAGTAGAGCTCCTGTACACTGTGATCGGGGCAGCAGGAACGGCCCGGCGCCTGCATCCGGCCCAGCGCCAACCCAGGCCACTGCTAATGCTACTAGTTACTATTTGCTTCCCCCGGAAGCCACAGGGATTCCGCCTGGCAGTATACTGGTCAACCCACACACAG GCCAACCCTTTGTGAACCCTGACGGCAGTGCTGTGGTCTACAACCCCTCGATGACCTCACAGCAAGGTGGGAGGAGCCAGCAGCCCTTGGCCCCTCCCCTACCGCCCCCAGCCCCGCACCAGCCAGCCAATCACGTCCTCTCCCAG CCGGTTCGGCATCTCCAGCCCTCTGCTCCACAGCCGATCCAGTACTCAACCATCTCTTACCCTCCTCCTCAGTTCCTGCCACTCTCCTCTAACCAACAATACACTTTG CAAGAAGGGCTGGCTGCCCAGTTCAGCCACATGAGTGTGGTGCGCCAGGCGTCCAGCGACGTCACTAACGGCGGCCCCCACCCTGCCATGTACCCCTTGGGCCCTGTGGTGCTCCAGGCCCCCCTGCAGCACCAGCAGACTGGCTACATGGTGGCCCCTCCAGGGCCCCCTGTGGTGGGGCCAACCCAGGCCTACCCCGGCCCTGCCCACCCTATGAGCCAGCCGGtcatgcagcagcagcagggctaCATGCCACAGCAG ATGCACACATGTTACTGTGCTCCAGCCCAGGACCCCCACTCCCACTGCAACCAGCACTATCGCCCTGTCAGCCCCGTGCACTACACCAGCCCCCAGACCCAGCCTCTTCCCCAGCagccag GTTACCACGCTGTGATGCCAAATCAGCCCCAAGGCCCTCAGCATCAGAACCTGGTGAACAACCAGCAGCACAGCAATCTGGGAAATCACATGACGGCCTTCATGGTCCAGTACCCTTCAATGCCTTCTTATCAG GTATCAATGCCCCAGGGGTCTCAGAACATGCCTCCACATCAGCAGGCATGTCAACAGCCCATGATGATCCAGAGCCATCCAAGCCAAGCTCCCATGGCCATGTCAGGCATGCAGGTTTACTACAGTGTCATGCCCCCAAATCAACACAGCACCATGAG TCCATCGATGGGTTTCTTACCTCCTGCTGGGGCAGAGCAGATGCAGTTTCCCCGGGCTTCGTCTCCGTGTGGAACCCAGCAGCTACCAGGACAGCAGTGCTCAG GTGTGCTCCCCGGTCCTCACAGTGGTGGTATGGTGATGATGCAGCTGACCCTGCCCCCTAACCACCAGCCCAGAGCCCACTCCCCTCCACAGTGGAAACACAACAGATACTACAGTCTGGATCACACACGCAGCCAGAGGTCCTCAGAACAACTAAACAACTCGCAG AACACTCCCCAGCTGGGCGGCCCCAGCACGCCTCCAGCCCAGCCCCAAGCCCCAACCCACCAACTCACCTCCATAAAGAACCTCCGCTCGGCCGGCCTCACCCCCATCCCCATAATGGCCCAGTTCCCCAGACCCTTCGGACCAGGGCAGGCAGTGGACGGTAGATACCCATTGCTGGGTCAACCCCTCCAGTACAACCCTGCCATCAGGCCTCCGCTGATCCATGGCACACACCACAtgatccccaaccaccaccac GGCCCAATGGGAATCCGGCATCATGGGGGGCGAGGTTCAAAGAGGAGACCACCACCTAGGAAGTCATTATCATCAGATCTTAGTGTAGGTGACCCAG TGAACGGTGGAGTCCTGGAGGTGCTGGAGCTACCAGAGGGCATCAGTCGTACGGAGGCAGACTCTCTCCTGGGGGAACTGTACAGAGGAGGGGCCATGATCAAGTGGTTGTCTGAGACCCAACAGCACCAACACCAGTCTGGTGAAACCCTGCTGAAGCACTGTGGGGCTGGGGGGGACGGTAACAACGGtgacacaaacactgacactactTCCTGTTCCAATCCCCCCAGTAGTAACCATAACGACCTGGCGTCCACCTACACCATCCTGGCTGTGTTTCCCTCCAGGTACGCAGCTCAGAACGCCTTGCTCAGACACAGTGGCCCTGCCGGCCCTGGGCCCCTTCTTACCACCACGTTCAAACTCAGAACTAGCAAGAGACACTCTGATGAGTTTCACAACCAGGAGAGGACCACCTCTCAATAG
- the LOC115126748 gene encoding R3H domain-containing protein 1-like isoform X7 codes for MRMSDPVTVKDISRTETMKVCEAGEELEAADWTDTTTLGADSRRNGVKDKPKQAGSLVPEHNATGHQDGSCCDNERETSQISQSFDKEELSAKEEKEKVEKPEKISRKMLSRDSSQDYTDSTGIDLHEFLVNTLKNNPRDRMMLLKLEQDILDFISNNESQKRKFPPMTSYHRMLLHRVAAYFGMDHNVDPTGKSVIINKTSNTRIPDQKFSEHIKDDKTDDFQKRYILKRDNASFDREDGMIRMRLKDDRRSKSIEEREEDYQRARDRIFAPDGDHFHLDGRSPDEEACISTQQRRQLFRLGDGRSASSRQSSSENDPKNCDARPWSSTDSDSSNRNLRPTMTKASSFSSISVLIRGDSSASSKSTGRLSKTGSESSNSVGSSTSSISRPQVLHLPLPVPAALTQAAGPVGGPSTVLPTPSSSASSAATAPSSSRAPVHCDRGSRNGPAPASGPAPTQATANATSYYLLPPEATGIPPGSILVNPHTGQPFVNPDGSAVVYNPSMTSQQGGRSQQPLAPPLPPPAPHQPANHVLSQPVRHLQPSAPQPIQYSTISYPPPQFLPLSSNQQYTLQEGLAAQFSHMSVVRQASSDVTNGGPHPAMYPLGPVVLQAPLQHQQTGYMVAPPGPPVVGPTQAYPGPAHPMSQPVMQQQQGYMPQQMHTCYCAPAQDPHSHCNQHYRPVSPVHYTSPQTQPLPQQPGYHAVMPNQPQGPQHQNLVNNQQHSNLGNHMTAFMVQYPSMPSYQVSMPQGSQNMPPHQQACQQPMMIQSHPSQAPMAMSGMQVYYSVMPPNQHSTMSPSMGFLPPAGAEQMQFPRASSPCGTQQLPGQQCSGVLPGPHSGGMVMMQLTLPPNHQPRAHSPPQWKHNRYYSLDHTRSQRSSEQLNNSQNTPQLGGPSTPPAQPQAPTHQLTSIKNLRSAGLTPIPIMAQFPRPFGPGQAVDGRYPLLGQPLQYNPAIRPPLIHGTHHMIPNHHHGPMGIRHHGGRGSKRRPPPRKSLSSDLSVGDPVNGGVLEVLELPEGISRTEADSLLGELYRGGAMIKWLSETQQHQHQSGETLLKHCGAGGDGNNGDTNTDTTSCSNPPSSNHNDLASTYTILAVFPSRYAAQNALLRHSGPAGPGPLLTTTFKLRTSKRHSDEFHNQERTTSQ; via the exons ATATCCCAGTCCTTTGATAAGGAGGAGCTGTCTGccaaggaagagaaagagaaggtggAGAAACCAGAGAAGATATCCAGGAAAATGCTGTCAAGAG ATTCCAGCCAGGACTACACAGACTCTACTGGAATAGACCTGCATGAGTTCCTGGTCAACACTCTAAAGAACAACCCCAGAGACAGAATGATGCTGTTGAAGTTGGAGCAGGACATTCTGGATTTTATTAGTAATAATGA AAGCCAGAAGAGGAAATTCCCTCCCATGACTTCGTACCATAGAATGCTGCTACATCGAGTGGCTGCCTACTTCGGCATGGATCACAATGTTGACCCCACTGGGAAGTCTGTCATCATCAACAAAACTAGCAATACAAGAAT ACCAGATCAAAAATTCTCAGAACACATAAAAGACGACAAAACGGATGATTTCCAAAAACGCTACATTCTCAAAAGAGACAACGCCAGCTTCGACCGGGAAGACGGCATG ATACGAATGCGCCTGAAAGACGACAGGAGAAGCAAATCTatcgaggagagggaggaagactaTCAGAGAGCCAGGGACAGGATATTTGCACCAGAT GGAGATCATTTCCACCTAGATGGAAG GAGCCCTGATGAAGAGGCTTGTATCAGTACTCAACAGAGGCGGCAACTCTTCAG ACTAGGGGACGGGCGGTCAGCCAGCAGTAGACAGAGCAGCTCTGAGAATGACCCCAAGAACTGTGATGCCCGGCCGTGGAGCAGCACTGATTCAGACAGCTCCAACCGTAACCTGAGGCCGACCATGACCAAGGCCAGCAGCTTCAGCAGCATCTCTGTCCTCATCAGAGGAGACAGCTCAGCCAGCAGCAAGAGCACCGGACGCCTCTCCAAAACAG gtTCTGAGTCTTCTAATAGTGTAGGGTCTTCTACGAGTTCCATCTCTCGCCCCCAAGTACTCCacctgcctctccctgtcccagctgCTCTAACCCAGGCAGCCGGCCCTGTCGGGGGCCCCAGCACGGTGCTACCTACACCCTCCTCCTCTGCGTCCTCCGCTGCCACGGCCCCCAGCAGTAGTAGAGCTCCTGTACACTGTGATCGGGGCAGCAGGAACGGCCCGGCGCCTGCATCCGGCCCAGCGCCAACCCAGGCCACTGCTAATGCTACTAGTTACTATTTGCTTCCCCCGGAAGCCACAGGGATTCCGCCTGGCAGTATACTGGTCAACCCACACACAG GCCAACCCTTTGTGAACCCTGACGGCAGTGCTGTGGTCTACAACCCCTCGATGACCTCACAGCAAGGTGGGAGGAGCCAGCAGCCCTTGGCCCCTCCCCTACCGCCCCCAGCCCCGCACCAGCCAGCCAATCACGTCCTCTCCCAG CCGGTTCGGCATCTCCAGCCCTCTGCTCCACAGCCGATCCAGTACTCAACCATCTCTTACCCTCCTCCTCAGTTCCTGCCACTCTCCTCTAACCAACAATACACTTTG CAAGAAGGGCTGGCTGCCCAGTTCAGCCACATGAGTGTGGTGCGCCAGGCGTCCAGCGACGTCACTAACGGCGGCCCCCACCCTGCCATGTACCCCTTGGGCCCTGTGGTGCTCCAGGCCCCCCTGCAGCACCAGCAGACTGGCTACATGGTGGCCCCTCCAGGGCCCCCTGTGGTGGGGCCAACCCAGGCCTACCCCGGCCCTGCCCACCCTATGAGCCAGCCGGtcatgcagcagcagcagggctaCATGCCACAGCAG ATGCACACATGTTACTGTGCTCCAGCCCAGGACCCCCACTCCCACTGCAACCAGCACTATCGCCCTGTCAGCCCCGTGCACTACACCAGCCCCCAGACCCAGCCTCTTCCCCAGCagccag GTTACCACGCTGTGATGCCAAATCAGCCCCAAGGCCCTCAGCATCAGAACCTGGTGAACAACCAGCAGCACAGCAATCTGGGAAATCACATGACGGCCTTCATGGTCCAGTACCCTTCAATGCCTTCTTATCAG GTATCAATGCCCCAGGGGTCTCAGAACATGCCTCCACATCAGCAGGCATGTCAACAGCCCATGATGATCCAGAGCCATCCAAGCCAAGCTCCCATGGCCATGTCAGGCATGCAGGTTTACTACAGTGTCATGCCCCCAAATCAACACAGCACCATGAG TCCATCGATGGGTTTCTTACCTCCTGCTGGGGCAGAGCAGATGCAGTTTCCCCGGGCTTCGTCTCCGTGTGGAACCCAGCAGCTACCAGGACAGCAGTGCTCAG GTGTGCTCCCCGGTCCTCACAGTGGTGGTATGGTGATGATGCAGCTGACCCTGCCCCCTAACCACCAGCCCAGAGCCCACTCCCCTCCACAGTGGAAACACAACAGATACTACAGTCTGGATCACACACGCAGCCAGAGGTCCTCAGAACAACTAAACAACTCGCAG AACACTCCCCAGCTGGGCGGCCCCAGCACGCCTCCAGCCCAGCCCCAAGCCCCAACCCACCAACTCACCTCCATAAAGAACCTCCGCTCGGCCGGCCTCACCCCCATCCCCATAATGGCCCAGTTCCCCAGACCCTTCGGACCAGGGCAGGCAGTGGACGGTAGATACCCATTGCTGGGTCAACCCCTCCAGTACAACCCTGCCATCAGGCCTCCGCTGATCCATGGCACACACCACAtgatccccaaccaccaccac GGCCCAATGGGAATCCGGCATCATGGGGGGCGAGGTTCAAAGAGGAGACCACCACCTAGGAAGTCATTATCATCAGATCTTAGTGTAGGTGACCCAG TGAACGGTGGAGTCCTGGAGGTGCTGGAGCTACCAGAGGGCATCAGTCGTACGGAGGCAGACTCTCTCCTGGGGGAACTGTACAGAGGAGGGGCCATGATCAAGTGGTTGTCTGAGACCCAACAGCACCAACACCAGTCTGGTGAAACCCTGCTGAAGCACTGTGGGGCTGGGGGGGACGGTAACAACGGtgacacaaacactgacactactTCCTGTTCCAATCCCCCCAGTAGTAACCATAACGACCTGGCGTCCACCTACACCATCCTGGCTGTGTTTCCCTCCAGGTACGCAGCTCAGAACGCCTTGCTCAGACACAGTGGCCCTGCCGGCCCTGGGCCCCTTCTTACCACCACGTTCAAACTCAGAACTAGCAAGAGACACTCTGATGAGTTTCACAACCAGGAGAGGACCACCTCTCAATAG